A section of the Gemmatimonadaceae bacterium genome encodes:
- a CDS encoding AAA family ATPase: MVHEPSLMSVRYTRPGWADASRFPFSVPSIAGMSTLDVDTPVTCFVGENGSGKSTLLEAIAIAASLPSAGAATRAVDDPTLAEQRWLARALKLTWRLRNNRGLFLRAEDFFAFQQQLKRERADFEETLARLETEYADRSEHAKQLAMGPVKSSMAEMERRYGADPDARSHGEAFLNFFQERLVPRGLYLLDEPEAALSPQRQLTLLAMMFDLVAEGAQFIVATHSPILLAYPGARIYSFDDGAIDTIDWEQTEHVRLTRDFLANPERYLRNLRS; the protein is encoded by the coding sequence ATGGTGCACGAGCCATCCCTCATGAGCGTGCGGTACACGCGCCCCGGCTGGGCCGACGCGTCTCGTTTCCCATTCTCGGTGCCGAGCATCGCCGGGATGTCCACGCTGGATGTGGACACGCCGGTCACCTGCTTCGTGGGCGAGAACGGCTCGGGAAAGTCCACGTTGCTGGAGGCGATCGCCATCGCGGCCTCGCTGCCGTCGGCCGGCGCCGCCACCAGGGCGGTGGACGACCCGACGCTTGCCGAGCAGCGCTGGCTCGCACGCGCCCTCAAGCTCACCTGGCGGCTGCGCAACAATCGCGGGCTCTTCTTGCGCGCCGAAGATTTCTTCGCCTTTCAGCAGCAGCTCAAGCGCGAGCGCGCCGACTTCGAGGAAACGCTGGCGCGCCTGGAGACCGAGTACGCCGATCGCTCCGAGCACGCCAAGCAGCTGGCCATGGGGCCGGTGAAGAGCAGCATGGCCGAGATGGAACGGCGGTATGGCGCCGATCCCGACGCGCGCTCGCACGGGGAGGCGTTCCTCAACTTCTTTCAGGAGCGGCTCGTCCCCCGCGGGCTCTATCTGCTCGACGAGCCCGAGGCGGCCCTCTCCCCGCAGCGGCAGCTCACGCTGCTGGCGATGATGTTCGACCTGGTGGCCGAGGGGGCGCAGTTCATCGTGGCGACGCATTCGCCCATCCTGCTCGCGTATCCGGGCGCGCGGATCTACTCGTTCGATGACGGCGCGATCGACACCATCGACTGGGAGCAGACGGAGCACGTGCGCCTGACTCGCGATTTTCTGGCGAATCCGGAGCGGTATCTGCGGAACCTGCGGAGCTGA